Proteins found in one Deltaproteobacteria bacterium genomic segment:
- a CDS encoding tyrosinase family protein, which produces MKNPKTRRQFVSTTVGLGAFATIACKTLPGGSKQKSSSAYGEGSAAAAGVRVRNNLNSPAGAKDLESYRAAVRIMRKNGSWQAWAKLHEAYCPHGNWFFLPWHRWYLFHFEEACRDALRQGGLSDDFALPYWVWHEGSAGIPAPFWGVDNPLADPSRYFPPQGKLPPESCSAEVIGSILQVKDFNSFASGPSPDQRGFSTIGQLEGTPHNTVHSQIGGNMGTFTSPLDPIFWVHHANVDRLWAEWALKHPLSSLPSVPDQSSYAQQDPRSKLMPEFWLNFKLTGFMDPKGAPLTGTPSGTLDTLKMPKPYTYDTVSDKLQAAKLALADTPKPQSRRETFKVSSVSLRAVTAVDASNMLIKASVAYNDKMKPYMKKFLAGGSDKCSLVLTIMSIPVPQDQDRQKTLLKFFANHPSVTKSTSHLDPHFLATLGFFSHPSHAGHASASSVDFTIDLTSIIPKLVSRGIDLDEKLDLSVIVVDPSLGGLPAVEYFRPINLRLTYTEWT; this is translated from the coding sequence TTGAAAAACCCAAAGACGCGGCGTCAGTTTGTATCAACCACTGTCGGTTTAGGTGCTTTCGCCACGATTGCTTGTAAGACTCTTCCCGGAGGGTCTAAGCAAAAATCCAGCTCTGCCTATGGAGAGGGATCGGCAGCAGCGGCTGGGGTTAGGGTTCGCAATAATCTGAACTCTCCCGCTGGAGCTAAGGATCTGGAGTCGTACCGGGCGGCAGTCCGCATTATGCGTAAGAACGGCAGTTGGCAAGCCTGGGCCAAGCTCCATGAGGCTTACTGTCCCCATGGTAACTGGTTCTTTCTCCCGTGGCACCGTTGGTATCTATTCCACTTTGAGGAGGCCTGCCGTGACGCTCTGCGACAGGGTGGGCTAAGCGACGACTTTGCGCTACCCTACTGGGTTTGGCACGAGGGTAGTGCTGGAATACCAGCGCCATTTTGGGGTGTTGATAATCCCCTGGCCGATCCCAGTCGTTATTTTCCGCCGCAAGGAAAGTTGCCACCAGAATCTTGCAGTGCGGAGGTCATTGGCAGCATCCTGCAGGTGAAGGACTTCAACTCATTCGCCAGTGGACCATCGCCCGATCAGCGTGGCTTCAGCACCATAGGTCAGCTTGAGGGTACGCCGCATAACACAGTGCATTCTCAAATCGGTGGCAATATGGGGACCTTCACGTCTCCCCTGGATCCCATCTTTTGGGTGCACCATGCCAATGTCGATAGACTGTGGGCCGAATGGGCGCTCAAACACCCTCTGAGTAGCCTTCCTAGTGTTCCTGATCAGTCATCATACGCACAGCAGGATCCCCGCAGTAAGCTGATGCCGGAGTTTTGGCTCAACTTTAAACTCACGGGATTTATGGATCCCAAGGGCGCCCCCCTGACGGGAACACCCAGTGGAACCCTGGACACCCTTAAGATGCCCAAGCCCTATACTTACGATACGGTGAGCGATAAATTGCAAGCAGCCAAACTTGCTTTGGCTGACACGCCTAAACCACAGTCGCGGCGCGAAACATTTAAGGTATCGTCTGTAAGTCTACGCGCCGTCACTGCTGTAGACGCGAGCAATATGCTGATCAAGGCCAGCGTCGCCTACAACGACAAGATGAAGCCTTACATGAAGAAGTTCTTGGCCGGAGGTAGCGACAAGTGCAGCCTCGTGCTCACGATCATGAGTATTCCAGTGCCGCAGGATCAGGATCGACAGAAGACTTTACTTAAGTTTTTTGCCAATCATCCAAGCGTCACAAAGTCGACATCGCACTTAGATCCTCACTTCCTCGCTACGCTTGGATTCTTCTCCCATCCAAGTCATGCGGGTCACGCCAGTGCATCAAGCGTAGACTTCACTATCGACTTAACGTCGATCATCCCCAAACTTGTGAGTCGCGGCATTGACCTGGATGAAAAGCTGGATCTAAGCGTCATTGTGGTCGATCCGAGTTTAGGTGGGCTGCCGGCCGTCGAGTACTTTAGGCCGATCAATTTACGCCTCACCTACACCGAATGGACTTAA
- a CDS encoding tetratricopeptide repeat protein yields the protein MVQATESRLSRPLTLVLLALTAMCFWRAGLSQALHWDDDRFLAFVSSQGSSGTEPLVRIWGQFVEGDYIPIPLTSFWLEQEIFRFSPGLIHIDNVLIHLLNVLLLLRLLNLINLPAFTSLFVVLCFAVHPLQVEPVLWLSDRKSLLNGTGLLLALWCYQRFTLLTEPRRTMYFIGYCAAFLCSLLCKATTLLLPFGLVVFEWLICRQHLGKRKLCQLIPITLACAFGGLRMYALAAHVGIESSAIFSPARLLTAIAASLTAIGHYLKAFFWPLELSPFYATYDRFPHATLLAFAGLALLSLWGALAAWTRSSLQWTSLLLYLIFLVPVLPLFPRANFVNDRYMYLPIIGLSCSVGHMLNLVAQKLRWPRTAQLALLLAVALAFALCSEHQSRMWQNDETFWKMAANRNPRSALVLNNLAMHLRDRGQVVEATATLRYALDLPPEPTAPRGALWLNLGDLHGESKWPTLFNLNTALTCYQQALASADRPQDRLQALLRLKAVHSYLGRTEDAAAIEAQLRQQP from the coding sequence ATGGTGCAAGCCACGGAATCACGCCTGTCCAGACCTTTGACTTTAGTCCTTCTTGCCCTAACAGCCATGTGCTTCTGGCGTGCAGGGCTAAGCCAAGCCCTGCATTGGGATGATGACCGCTTTCTCGCCTTTGTTAGTAGTCAGGGATCATCGGGGACGGAGCCATTAGTCCGGATCTGGGGCCAGTTCGTCGAGGGCGATTACATCCCCATACCCTTGACGAGTTTCTGGCTAGAACAAGAAATTTTCAGATTTAGTCCGGGCCTGATCCACATCGACAACGTACTGATCCATCTTTTGAACGTACTGCTGTTGCTGCGTTTACTAAACTTAATAAATTTGCCCGCGTTCACGTCACTTTTCGTTGTACTTTGTTTTGCCGTCCACCCTTTGCAGGTTGAGCCGGTACTTTGGCTGAGTGATCGCAAAAGCTTACTTAACGGCACAGGTTTATTACTTGCGCTCTGGTGCTACCAGCGATTTACTTTGCTGACGGAGCCGCGGAGGACCATGTACTTTATCGGTTACTGTGCGGCTTTCCTTTGTTCCCTGCTCTGCAAAGCAACGACCCTGCTACTACCGTTTGGCCTCGTCGTCTTTGAGTGGCTTATCTGCCGTCAACACTTAGGTAAACGTAAGCTCTGTCAACTAATCCCAATCACGTTAGCATGCGCCTTTGGCGGCCTAAGAATGTACGCCCTAGCAGCGCATGTTGGGATTGAGTCATCGGCTATCTTCTCTCCCGCACGCCTGCTCACTGCCATCGCGGCATCGCTGACAGCGATAGGCCACTACCTGAAGGCTTTTTTCTGGCCGCTGGAGCTGTCTCCTTTCTATGCCACCTATGACAGGTTTCCTCATGCCACCCTGCTCGCTTTTGCGGGCTTGGCTTTGCTGAGCCTTTGGGGTGCATTGGCAGCGTGGACGCGTAGCTCGCTGCAATGGACGAGCTTATTGCTGTACCTAATCTTTCTCGTCCCTGTGCTCCCGCTCTTTCCGCGCGCCAATTTTGTCAACGATCGTTACATGTACCTACCCATAATCGGACTCAGCTGCTCTGTCGGTCACATGCTCAACTTGGTGGCCCAAAAACTGCGTTGGCCCCGGACCGCGCAACTTGCTTTGCTCCTAGCTGTGGCTTTGGCATTTGCGCTATGCAGCGAGCACCAAAGTCGCATGTGGCAAAACGACGAGACTTTTTGGAAGATGGCGGCCAACCGCAATCCACGTAGTGCCCTCGTTTTGAACAATTTAGCGATGCATCTGCGCGATAGGGGACAAGTCGTCGAGGCTACCGCCACGCTACGCTACGCTCTGGATCTGCCGCCAGAACCGACAGCACCGCGGGGGGCACTTTGGCTAAACTTAGGCGATTTACACGGCGAGAGTAAATGGCCCACACTCTTCAATTTGAACACTGCCCTCACCTGCTACCAGCAGGCTCTTGCGTCCGCAGATCGGCCCCAGGACCGTCTGCAGGCGCTGCTGCGCCTTAAAGCGGTTCACAGTTACCTGGGGCGCACGGAGGATGCTGCCGCTATCGAAGCGCAGCTGCGTCAACAGCCTTAA
- the ettA gene encoding energy-dependent translational throttle protein EttA has translation MSDAGQKIIYSMVRVAKTHRSTGKQVLRDISLSYFYGAKIGVLGLNGAGKSTLLRIMAGVDKEFAGEAHLTEGYKVGFLPQEPQLDDTKTVKEIVQEGCGEVVALLQEFEDINNKLGDENLDPDDMDKLITRQAEVQDKLDAMDAWNLDDKLNFAMDALRCPPPDQCVKELSGGERRRVALTRLLLKEPDILLLDEPTNHLDAESVQWLEKHLQEYKGTVIAVTHDRYFLDNVAGWILELDRGHGIPWKGNYSSWLEQKQKRLANEEKAEDKRRKTLERELEWIRMSPKARQAKSKARITAYENLAAEEQERTQDDLRLFIPPGPRLGDVVIRFENVAKAYDDKLLYEGLNFDLPRGGIVGIIGPNGAGKTTLFRMISGQEEPNNGKVVLGETVKLGYMEQSRLVLDPKKSVYDVLSGGNEVMKLGKREVNARTFVGRFNFSGPDQQKSVSELSGGERNRVQLALLIKEEANVILLDEPTNDLDVNTLRALEEALIDFPGCAVVISHDRWFLDRIATHILAFEGDSKLVLFEGGYSDYERNRRERLGREADTPKRIRYAKLKR, from the coding sequence ATGAGTGATGCTGGACAGAAAATCATTTACTCCATGGTCCGCGTAGCCAAGACCCACCGTTCGACCGGTAAGCAGGTGCTACGGGACATCTCGTTATCCTACTTTTATGGGGCCAAGATCGGCGTCCTCGGTCTCAACGGCGCCGGTAAGTCTACCCTCCTCAGAATCATGGCTGGAGTGGATAAAGAGTTTGCCGGCGAAGCGCATCTGACCGAGGGCTACAAGGTAGGCTTTCTCCCCCAAGAACCGCAACTGGACGACACGAAGACCGTCAAAGAAATTGTCCAGGAAGGTTGCGGCGAGGTTGTGGCCCTCCTGCAAGAATTCGAGGACATCAATAATAAACTAGGTGATGAGAACCTTGATCCAGACGACATGGACAAGCTGATCACTCGGCAGGCCGAGGTCCAAGACAAGCTTGACGCCATGGACGCCTGGAATCTCGACGACAAACTCAACTTCGCCATGGACGCGCTGCGGTGTCCTCCACCCGACCAATGCGTTAAAGAACTCTCCGGTGGCGAGCGTCGTCGGGTGGCCCTGACTAGACTCCTTCTCAAAGAGCCTGACATCCTACTCTTGGACGAACCGACTAACCACTTGGACGCCGAGAGTGTGCAGTGGCTTGAGAAACATCTGCAAGAGTATAAAGGTACCGTCATCGCCGTCACTCACGACCGCTACTTCCTTGATAACGTCGCGGGTTGGATTCTTGAGCTCGATCGTGGCCACGGCATCCCGTGGAAGGGCAATTACTCTTCGTGGCTGGAGCAGAAACAAAAACGCCTCGCCAACGAAGAGAAGGCCGAGGACAAGCGTCGCAAGACTCTCGAGCGCGAGCTCGAGTGGATTCGTATGAGCCCCAAAGCCCGTCAGGCCAAGAGCAAGGCGCGGATCACGGCCTATGAAAACTTGGCAGCTGAGGAGCAAGAGCGGACGCAGGACGATCTACGCCTCTTCATCCCGCCAGGCCCAAGGCTTGGTGATGTGGTCATCCGCTTTGAGAACGTTGCCAAAGCCTACGACGACAAGCTGCTCTATGAGGGCCTTAACTTCGATCTGCCGCGCGGCGGCATCGTCGGCATCATCGGACCCAACGGCGCCGGTAAGACTACGCTTTTCCGCATGATCAGTGGTCAGGAAGAGCCGAATAACGGCAAAGTGGTCCTAGGTGAGACGGTTAAGCTTGGCTACATGGAACAGTCGCGCCTCGTTCTGGATCCGAAAAAGAGCGTCTACGACGTACTCTCGGGTGGCAACGAGGTTATGAAGCTCGGCAAGCGCGAGGTGAATGCCCGGACTTTTGTCGGGCGCTTTAACTTTTCCGGCCCGGATCAGCAAAAGTCAGTGTCAGAACTCTCCGGTGGGGAGCGCAACCGGGTGCAGCTGGCCCTGCTCATTAAAGAAGAAGCCAACGTCATCCTGCTTGACGAACCTACCAACGACCTCGACGTCAACACCTTGCGCGCTCTCGAAGAAGCCCTCATCGACTTCCCGGGTTGTGCCGTGGTGATTAGTCACGATAGGTGGTTCCTCGACCGGATCGCCACTCACATCCTAGCCTTCGAGGGGGACAGTAAACTGGTTCTATTTGAAGGTGGTTACTCCGACTACGAACGTAATCGCCGCGAGCGCCTGGGCCGTGAGGCTGACACGCCGAAGCGGATCCGCTACGCCAAGCTGAAGCGCTGA